The following proteins are encoded in a genomic region of Oncorhynchus kisutch isolate 150728-3 linkage group LG18, Okis_V2, whole genome shotgun sequence:
- the LOC116354732 gene encoding foot protein 1 variant 2-like, with product MRESQALFFLTENHLVSLLATGLTVPPNTTNYWQVPQTPPITGRYCTPKHHQLLAGTPKHHQLLAGTPKHHQLLAGTPKHHQLLAGTVPPNKTSPITGRYCTPKHHQLLAGTVPPNTTNYWQVLYPQTPPITGRYCTPKHPQLLAGTVPPNTTNYWQVLYPQTPPITGRYPQTPPITGRYPQTPPITGRYPQTPPITGRYCTPKHHQLLAGTVPPNTTNYWQVPPNTTNYWQVPPNTTNYWQVPPNTTNYWQVPPNTTNYWQVPPNTTNYWQVPLNTTNYWQVPPNTANYWPNAPQTDRSDLGFLPEMDQGLFKGWTLTGGECLTCLEDKHQCPVLTQ from the exons ATGAGGGAATCTCAGGCTCTCTTCTTTCTTACGGAGAATCACTTAGTCTCCCTGCTGGCCACAGGGCTTACTGTACCCCCAAACACCACCAATTACTGGCAGGTACCCCAAACACCACCAATTACTGGCAGGTACTGTACCCCCAAACACCACCAATTACTGGCAGGTACCCCTAAACACCACCAATTACTGGCAGGTACCCCCAAACACCACCAATTACTGGCAGGTACCCCCAAACACCACCAATTACTGGCAGGTACTGTACCCCCAAACAAAACATCCCCAATTACTGGCAGGTACTGTACCCCCAAACACCACCAATTACTGGCAGGTACTGTACCCCCAAACACCACCAATTACTGGCAGGTACTGTACCCCCAAACACCACCAATTACTGGCAGGTACTGTACCCCCAAACACCCCCAATTACTGGCAGGTACTGTACCCCCAAACACCACCAATTACTGGCAGGTACTGTACCCCCAAACACCACCAATTACTGGCAGGTACCCCCAAACACCACCAATTACTGGCAGGTACCCCCAAACACCACCAATTACTGGCAGGTACCCCCAAACACCACCAATTACTGGCAG GTACTGTACCCCCAAACACCACCAATTACTGGCAGGTACTGTACCCCCAAACACCACCAATTACTGGCAGGTACCCCCAAACACCACCAATTACTGGCAGGTACCCCCAAACACCACCAATTACTGGCAGGTACCCCCAAACACCACCAATTACTGGCAGGTACCCCCAAACACCACCAATTACTGGCAGGTACCCCCAAACACCACCAATTACTGGCAGGTACCCCTAAACACCACCAATTACTGGCAGGTACCCCCAAACACAGCCAATTACTGGCCGAAtgcaccacagacagacagatctgaCCTGGGGTTTCTCCC